The bacterium genomic interval GTCGTGCCGCGCTCCCCGCGGATCATGGCGACGACGTCGCGCAGCGCCATGTCGACGATGTCGATCGGGTCCTCTCCCTCCTGGCGGACGGCGATGATCTTGTCGCCGGGCTCGAGGGCATCGGCCTTGTCCGTCGCACCGCCGGGAATGATCCGCTCGACCACGGAGTATCCGTCCTTCGAGGAGAGCGCGACGCCGATGCCGTCGAGGGACAGACTCATCTGGATCTTGAAGTCCTCGTCGGCTTCCGGCGGATAGTAGGCGGAGTGCGGATCGAGGGCGCCGGCGAAGGCGTTGAGGAACGTGCCGTAGGTGTCCCGCGGCTCGAGCTCCTTCGCGCGCTTCGTCATCAGCTCGTAGCGATGGATCAGCTTCTCCTTCGCCTTGTCGAGCTCCATGTCGCTGCTCAGGTAGTTCGACATCTGGAAGTGGACGAGCCGCTCGAGGAGCTTGACCCGGCCTTCTTCCGTCGACGGATGGCCGCGCTTGTCGGGGTCGAGGATCAGGCGGACGTCGGTGTCGAGGGCGTAGTCCTCCTTCGAGACGAAGGCCCGGACGTCTTTCTCCATCCGCTCGTAGCGCCCGACGAGGTCCATCTCGATCCCGTCGAGCAGCTCGCACTCCCCGTTCTGGAGCGCGAAGAAGACGCCCGCGAGGCGGCGGCGGAGATCCTTGATCTCGCCGGAGAGGAAGAGGGTCTTCGAGGGATCGATCTTCTCGAGGTAGGCGTCGATGGCGCGCTCGCGGATCTCCGTGTCGAGACCGCGGTAGCTGATGTGGCGCTTGAGCAGGGCCTGGAGCAGGTCCCAGCTGGTCGAGCAGGTGAGCTCCGGCTGCTTGTAGGCGTGCGCCCCGGAGGGGGCGAGGACCAGGAGGAGAGCGGTCGCCGCGAGGAGACCGCTCAGGAAACGGGATCGGCGCCGGGACTGAGGGGGGACGGGCCCGGGCCGGCCGGGAGGGGTCTCGTAGCTGCGCATCATGACTCCGATAATAGGGAGGGCCGCAGGTGGCGTCAGGCACGCCGCGAGCGCTCCCCGCATTTCCCTTCGGTCGCGCGCCGACGGGATCTGAGGTTTTGGGGGCCGACCGCCCCGATTTCGTTCACGAATTCACCCGACCGGAGGTCCCTCGGCTACAGTCGCGGCCCCCGAGGCCGGGTCCCACACGGCTTCGGAAGGATGGAGAGGGATCGATGCCGGATTTTCACTTCCAGGAGATGTTCGAGAGCGGTGACGACCCGACGGAGTACCGACTCCTCGGGTCGGAGGGCGTCTCGACGGTCGAAATCGACGGGCGCGAGATCCTCAAGATCGAGCCCGAGGTCCTGACGAACCTCGCGGCGGCCGCGATCAAGGACGTGTCGCACCTGCTGCGCCCGGGCCACCTCGCCCAGCTCGCGAAGATCCTGGAAGACCCCGAAGCGAGCGACAACGATCGCTTCGTCGCCCTCGAGCTGCTCAAGAACGCGAACATCGCCGCGGGCATGGTCTACCCGGGCTGCCAGGACACCGGCACGGCGATCGTCATGGGCAAGAAGGGGCAGGACGTCTACGTACCCGGCCACGACGAAGAGGCTCTCAGCCGCGGGATCTTCCAGACCTATACCGAGACGAACCTCCGTTACTCGCAGGTGGCGCCCCTGTCGATGTACGAGGAGAAGAACACCGGCACGAACCTGCCCGCGCAGATCGACCTCTACGCGACGGAGGGCGACGAGTACAAGTTCCTGTTCGTCACCAAGGGGGGTGGCTCGGCCAACAAGTCGCTCCTCTTTCAAGAGACGAAGGCGCTCCTCAACCCCGACTCGATCAAGAAGTTCATGGTCGAGAAGCTCAAGTCGCTCGGGACGGCGGCCTGCCCGCCCTACCACCTGGCGGTCGTGATCGGCGGAACCAGCGCGGAGATGACGCTCAAGACCGTCAAGCTCGCGAGCTGCAAGGAGCTCGACCATCTCCCGACCTCGGGAAACGTTCATGGCCGCGCATTCCGCGACGTCGAGCTCGAAGAGGAGATCCTCCAGCTGACCCGCGAGGTCGGGATCGGCGCTCAGTTCGGTGGCAAGTACTTCTGCCACGACGTCCGCGTGATCCGCCTGCCGCGCCACGGCGCGTCCTGCCCGGTCGGGATCGGCGTCTCGTGCTCCGCGGATCGCCAGATCAAGGCCAAGATCAACAAGAAGGGCGTCTTCCTCGAGCAGCTCGAGACCGATCCGGCGCGCTTCATGCCCGACCTGGTCGCCCACGAGCTGACCCGCGAGCCGGTCGCGATCGATCTGAATCGCCCGATGGAAGAGGTCCTCGCCGATCTCTCCCAGCACCCGGTCACGACCCAGCTCTCGCTCACGGGCACGATCATCGTCGCCCGCGACATCGCCCACGCCAAGCTCAAGGAGCGCCTCGACGCCGGCGAGGAGATGCCCCAGTACATGAAGGACCACGCCGTCTACTACGCGGGCCCCGCGAAGACGCCGGAAGGCGAGATCTCCGGCTCCTTCGGCCCGACGACGGCGGGCCGCATGGACTCGTACGTCGACCTCTTCCAGCAGCACGGCGGGTCGATGATCATGCTCGCGAAGGGCAACCGGTCGCAGCAGGTCACCGACGCGTGCGAGAAGCACGGTGGGTTCTATCTCGGGTCGGTCGGCGGCCCCGCCGCGATCCTGGCGAAGAACTGCATCAAGAAGGTCGAGATCCAGGAGTACGAAGAGCTCGGGATGGAAGCCATCTGGCGCATCGAGGTCGAGGACTTCCCGGCGTTCATCATCGTGGACGACAAGGGCAACGACTTTTTTGCGAAGATCTGATTCTCCGAATCAGATCTTCGTAGGCCGCGGGCACTTTCGCGGCGGAGTCCGTCGTGGCGGTTGATCCGGATCGATCGCCCACCCGCCAGGTCATCGCGATGCCGGCGGTGCGCCGGTTCCTGGGCGCCCAGTTCTTCTCGGCGTTCGCGCGGTCGCTCCTCCAGGCGACGATCGCGTGGCATCTCTGGAAGCTGACCGAGTCGTACTTCATGCTCGGCGTGATCGGGTTCGTCGAGTTCGTGCCGGTGATCCCGGTCTCGCTCTTCGCCGGCGCTTTCGCGGACGCCCACGATCGCAAGCGGATCGTGCTCTCGACGCGGTCGCTCACGCTCTGCGGCGCACTCGTCCTCGCGCTGGCGACCCGCGCGGCCTCGCCCGAGGTCGAGACCGGCGTCGTCCTCGCGACGGCCTTCGCGCTCGCCTTCTCGTCCTCCTTCGAGAACCCCGCGAGCACGTCGATCCTGCCGAACCTCGTGCCGATCCGGATCTTCGCTTCGGCGACCGTCGTCTCCGCGAACGTCCGGAACGTCGCGCGCATGAGCGGACCGGTCGCGATGGGCGCGCTCACGGCGGGCTTCGGGATCGCCTCCGCCTATCAGGTGACCGTCGGATGCCTCGCCGCGTCGCTGGTCCTGCTGTCGGGGGTCACGGTGCCGCGCCCGGCCGCCGAGGCGCGCCCGCGGGTCTCCTGGGTCGCCGTCCGCGAGGGGCTCGTCTTCGTTCGCGAGCAGAAGGCGATCCTCGGATCGATGACCCTCGACATGTTCGCGGTCATCTTCGCCGGGGCGACGGCGATGCTCCCGGTCTACGCGGACGAGATCCTCGGGGTCGGCGAGTTCGGGTACGGGCTGCTCTCGGCGTCGATGCAGCTCGGGACGCTGGTGATGGCGGCGATCATGTTGTGGCTGCCTCCCTTCGAGCGGCCCGGGCGGGCACTGCTCTGGGCCGTGCTCGGCTTCGGGCTCTCGACGATCGTGTTCGGCCTCTCGCGCTCCTTCCCACTCTCGGTCGCGGCCTTCGTCCTGGCAGGCATGGCCGATCAGGTCAGCATGGTGACGCGCTCGGTGATCCTCCAGCTCTCCACGCCGGACGCGCTCCGCGGACGCGTCAACTCCGTCGGCATGATCTTCATCGGCGCGAGCAACGAGCTCGGTGCGGCGGAGTCCGGGTTCCTGGCGGCCGTCACGAACGCGACGGTGTCGGTCGTCGCGGGCGGGTTCGCCTGCCTCGGGGCGCTGGGACTCGTGAACGCGCGGATGCCGCAGCTGCGCGACTTCGAGGTCGGCGCGGTGCGCGTCGGCGGAGATCCGACCGCAACGCACGCTATCGTGGCAACCGCGTCCGGGAACAGGCGTGGGGGACGGAAATGACACAGCGAGACGTAGTGGTTCTGGGCGCGGCGCGCTCGGCGATCGGGACCTTCCAGGGAGGGCTCTCAGGGATCGAGCCCGCCGACCTGGCCGGTCAGGTCATGAAGGCGTCGATCGAGCGGTCCGGCGTCGAGCCGGAGCAGATCGAGTACGTGACGGTCGGGAACACGATTCCCACGGAGAGCCGCTTCGCCTACGTCGCCCGGGTGGCGAGCATTCAGGCCGGTCTCTCGATGGACTCCGTCGCGATGTCCGTGAACCGCCTCTGTTCCTCCGGTCTGCAGGGCATCGTCACGACGGCGCAGAACATCCTGCTCGGCGACTGCGACTACGGCGTGGGCGGCGGGGTCGAGGTGATGAGCCGCGGTGCCTATCTCAGCCCGGCCCTGCGGAGCGGCGCGCGGATGGGGGATTCGACCCTGATCGACAGCATGCTCGCGACGCTGACCGACCCCTTCGGCGTCGGTCACATGGGGATCACCGCCGAGAACCTGGCCGCCAAGTGGGGCATCACGCGCGAGGAGCAGGACGCCTTGGCCGTCGAGTCCCATCGGCGCGCCGCGGCCGCGATCGCGGAGGGCCGATTCAAGGAGCAGATCGTCCCCGTCGCGCTGAAGACGCGAAAGGGCGAAGTCTCCTTCGAGACCGACGAGCACGTGAAGCCCGATACTTCGCTCGAGAGCCTCGCGGGCCTGCGCCCCGCCTTCAAGAAGGACGGGACCGTGACCGCCGGCAACGCTTCGGGCATCAACGACGGCGCC includes:
- a CDS encoding MFS transporter, which encodes MAVDPDRSPTRQVIAMPAVRRFLGAQFFSAFARSLLQATIAWHLWKLTESYFMLGVIGFVEFVPVIPVSLFAGAFADAHDRKRIVLSTRSLTLCGALVLALATRAASPEVETGVVLATAFALAFSSSFENPASTSILPNLVPIRIFASATVVSANVRNVARMSGPVAMGALTAGFGIASAYQVTVGCLAASLVLLSGVTVPRPAAEARPRVSWVAVREGLVFVREQKAILGSMTLDMFAVIFAGATAMLPVYADEILGVGEFGYGLLSASMQLGTLVMAAIMLWLPPFERPGRALLWAVLGFGLSTIVFGLSRSFPLSVAAFVLAGMADQVSMVTRSVILQLSTPDALRGRVNSVGMIFIGASNELGAAESGFLAAVTNATVSVVAGGFACLGALGLVNARMPQLRDFEVGAVRVGGDPTATHAIVATASGNRRGGRK
- a CDS encoding acetyl-CoA C-acyltransferase family protein, whose product is MTQRDVVVLGAARSAIGTFQGGLSGIEPADLAGQVMKASIERSGVEPEQIEYVTVGNTIPTESRFAYVARVASIQAGLSMDSVAMSVNRLCSSGLQGIVTTAQNILLGDCDYGVGGGVEVMSRGAYLSPALRSGARMGDSTLIDSMLATLTDPFGVGHMGITAENLAAKWGITREEQDALAVESHRRAAAAIAEGRFKEQIVPVALKTRKGEVSFETDEHVKPDTSLESLAGLRPAFKKDGTVTAGNASGINDGAAFFVLGEADAAAKQGHTPLARLVGYAVAGVPNDVMGEGPIPASRRVLDRCGLTLDQMDVIESNEAFAAQAIAVARGLELDMEKTNPNGGAIALGHPIGCSGAFLATKALYELHRTGGRHALVTMCVGGGQGIAAVFERL
- a CDS encoding fumarate hydratase, with the protein product MPDFHFQEMFESGDDPTEYRLLGSEGVSTVEIDGREILKIEPEVLTNLAAAAIKDVSHLLRPGHLAQLAKILEDPEASDNDRFVALELLKNANIAAGMVYPGCQDTGTAIVMGKKGQDVYVPGHDEEALSRGIFQTYTETNLRYSQVAPLSMYEEKNTGTNLPAQIDLYATEGDEYKFLFVTKGGGSANKSLLFQETKALLNPDSIKKFMVEKLKSLGTAACPPYHLAVVIGGTSAEMTLKTVKLASCKELDHLPTSGNVHGRAFRDVELEEEILQLTREVGIGAQFGGKYFCHDVRVIRLPRHGASCPVGIGVSCSADRQIKAKINKKGVFLEQLETDPARFMPDLVAHELTREPVAIDLNRPMEEVLADLSQHPVTTQLSLTGTIIVARDIAHAKLKERLDAGEEMPQYMKDHAVYYAGPAKTPEGEISGSFGPTTAGRMDSYVDLFQQHGGSMIMLAKGNRSQQVTDACEKHGGFYLGSVGGPAAILAKNCIKKVEIQEYEELGMEAIWRIEVEDFPAFIIVDDKGNDFFAKI